Genomic window (Thermanaeromonas sp. C210):
GTGAGGAAGTCGAGAAGCTGCTCCAGATCAGGGAAAAGCTCGGTGTTAGCGGGCGCCATCCCGGCTGTTCGGGGTGTGGTGCCTGTGCTGTAGCTTCCGCGGGGCAGGACCGGCAATTGGAGGTTAAAGACTCCGAACTCCAGGAGATTATCGCGGCGGTTACCCGCCGGGTCCTGGCCTCTTTGGGAGAAGGACAAAAGTAAAGGACAAAAGTAGAGGAAGGGTAAGGTAGTCGGCAAAAATGCGGAATCAGGCACTCGGTATCATAGAGGTTCGCGGCCTGGCGGCTGCGGTGGCCGCTGCCGATACCGCTGCGAAGACGGCGGCCGTAACCATCCTCGGGTACGAACCCACCAAGGGCAGCGGGCTGGTGGTTCTAACAATCAGCGGCGAGGTCAGCGCCGTGGAGACGGCCCTTGAAGCTGCCAGGGAGCAGGCCGCCAAGGTCAGCACCGTTTTTGCCAGTCGGATCATTGCCAAGCCGCATGACGATTTGGGACGGTATTGCGGCCTTTAGGCCGAATACGGCCTATTACACCCAAGGGAATAATGAAGAGGCTCAAGGAGGAAACCCGTCTATGAGCGCTTTAGGCCTTATCGAAACTAAGGGTTTGGTGGCGGCCATAGAGGCGGCCGATGCTATGCTTAAGGCCGCCGGTGTGGAGCTGGTGGGCATGGAAAAGATCGGTTCGGGCCTGGTCACCGTTATGGTGTCCGGTGAGGTGGGTGCGGTCAAGGCTGCCACCGAGGCTGGCGGCGCAGCTGCCGCGCGGCTGGGGGAAGTCATCGCCGTCCACGTCATCCCGCGTCCCCACAGCGACGTGGCGCGCATACTGCCCGGGGAAAAGTCCCCTTCGGCCAAGGGGGTAGATTAGGGTGGGGGGCGGAGCTTTAGGGCTCATCGAGACTAAGGGTTTGGTTGCGGCTATAGGGGCGGCGGATGCCATGCTGAAGGCCGCTGGTGTGGAGTTGATAGGCATGGAAAAGATAGGGTCCGGCCTCGTCACCGTGATGATCAGCGGTGACGTGGGCGCCGTTAAGGCCGCCACGGAGGCCGGGGCCGCCGCTGCCGGTAAACTCGGCGAGATAGTAGCCGTGCACGTGATCCCGCGTCCCCATAACGACCTGCAAAAGATTTTACCGGCTTAAAGCGGTGAAGGGAAATGGTCGACGAAAGAACCATAGCCACCATTGTAGCCGAAGTCTTAAAAAACCTCCAGCAAGGGACCTACAGTGAACCGCCCGAAGCTGCGGGAGCGGCAGCGGGCGGTCCGCCGGCGCCGGCAGGAGGCCGGTCTCCAACCATTCGCTCTTCCGGGGATCAGGGCGTATACAGCGATCTCAATGCAGCCATCCGCGCGGCCAAGGAGGCCCAGGGAGAACTGGTCAGGTTGGGCCTGGAGGCCAGGGGGAAAATTGTGGAGGCCATCCGCCGGGCGGCCATTGACAACGTGGCAACCATAGCCCAGCTGGCCCATGAAGAAACCGGATACGGCCGCGTAGAAGACAAAATCCGGAAGAAGCTTTACGCAGCGCGGCTGACCCCTGGCATTGAAGACTTAAAGACTGAAGCCATCAGCGGTGACAACGGCCTTATCCTTATTGAAAGGGCGCCCTTTGGTCTCATCGCCTCCATCGAACCGGCCACCCACCCCGGCTCCTGCGTCATCAACCACGCCATAAGCATGGTCGCCGCCGGGAACAGCATAATCTTTCTCCCCCATCCCAAGGGCTTAAGGACCACCCAGTACCTGGTGCGCCTCTTCAATACGGCCATCCAGGAAGCCAGCGGGCCTAAGGATTTATTAGTGGTTGGCGACAGCGTAAGCCTGGAGAACCTGGATCTTGTCTTGAGCCACCCCGACGTGGACTTGGTCGTGGCCACCGGCGGTCCGGAGGTAGTCGGTCGTGCCTTACGGAGCGGCAAGAAGGCCATTGCCGCGGGCCCCGGCAATCCGCCGGTGGTAGTGGACGAAACCGTCGACGACCTGGACTACGCCGCCAGATGCATCGTCGAAGGCGCGGCCTTTGATAACACGGTTCTCTGCATAGCGGAGAAAGTGATCATCGCCGTCGAAGCAATAGCCGATAAACTGCTCCTCCACCTGCAGAAGCACGGCGCCTATCTCGTGGAGGAGGAAGAGCAGAAAGAAAAACTTTTACGTACCATCCTGCCTGACGGCAGGCACTTTCACCCCGATCTCATCGGTCGGGACGCCACGGTTATTTTAAAGCGAGCCGGTATCAGCGCCCCGGAAAGCACCCGGATTGCCGTAATGGAATGCCCACCGGAGCACCCCCTGGTGCAGGAGGAACAGCTGTTGCCCGTCCTGCCCCTGGTGCGGGTTCCGGACTTTGATGCCGCCCTGGAACTGGCGGCCCAGGTCGAGCACGGCTTTAAGCATACGGCCATTATCCACAGCCGGGATGTCGGCCGGATCACCGCCTACGCCCGGAGGCTTCGTACCGACATCGTGGTGGTCAATGCGTCCTCGGCGGCCGGGTTAAACATCGGCGGTGAAGGGCATTTCAGCCACACCATTGCCAGCCCCACCGGGGAAGGGATATGTACGCCCCGTACCTACACCCGGGAACAGAGGACAGTCATTGCCGGGGCGCTGCGGACGGTAGACTAAGAAGGAGCAAATGGAGCGGAGTGAAGGCCGCCTTGAAGGAAGCAAGGGGTACTGACTTGGACTTTGTTATCAACCGAATAGCCGCCGCAGGGGTTGTCGGCGCTGGCGGAGGCGGTTTCCCTACGGCCTTTAAATTGAAGACCGGAAGACCCATCCGGACCGTGATAATCAACGGGGCCGAGTGCGAACCCCTGCTCAGGGTGGACCAGGCGCTCATGACCCGATATCCGGCGGAACTCCTGGCCGCGTTGGCAACCATTGTCGAGGCTAGCAGCGCCGAATGGGGTGTTGTAGCCCTTAAAGAGAAATACCGGGAAGCCCACATCGCCCTGGAGGAAGAGATAAAGAATTACCCGCGGTTAAAGCTCCATATCCTTCCGGATGTCTACCCCATGGGTGACGAACATTTACTGACCTATAGCGTCACCGGCCAAACCATCCCGCCGGGAGGGTTGCCGTTACAGGCGGGAGCAGTAGTTATAAACGTCGAAACCCTGTACAACATACACGAGGCCCTGAAGGGAATACCCGTAACCCACAAGTACGTTACCGTCACCGGCGCCGTTCGCCGGCCCGCCACCGTGAAAGTACCGGTGGGCACACCTGTAGAGAATCTCCTGGAGCTGGCCGGCGGCCCTTCCGCCGACCGGTATCTAATTATGGACGGCGGGCCGTGTATGGGTAAGGTCACGAGCCCGAGCGCGCCGGTGTCCAAAACCACCAAAGGCATTATTGTACTTCCCCTAGATCACCCCCTGGCCGCAGTCTACCAGAGGGATCTCAATCGCGACTTAAAGTTCGCCCTCAGTGTATGCTGCCAGTGCCGCCAGTGTACGGACTTCTGCCCGCGCCACCTTCTGGGGCACCCCTTAGAACCCCACCGGATCATACGCGCCGTTACCTATGGCCTGGCCGATGTAACGCTGCCCCAGGCCCTGCTTTGTAGTGAATGCGGCCTCTGTGACCTCTATGCGTGCCCCTTTAACCTTTCCCCGCGGCAGGTGAACAGGAGAATCAAGGCTGAATTGCGGCAGAAGGGCTTCCGGCCTACCGGGTGGGGCGGGTCGGGGCCCTTGCCTTGGCGGGAAGGGCGGCAGGTACCCACCAGGCGCCTTATCGAGCGCTTGGGGTTACAGGAATACTCCGCCCGCCCGGCTACCCTCCGGGAAGGTGAAGTTACGGTTACCCGCGTGCGCCTGGCGCTAAAACAGGGAGCCGGCGCCGCCGCCCGTCCCCTGGTCGGGGTGGGAGACAGAGTGCAAAGGGGCGATCTCGTAGCCCGCACCGACGGTGGCACCCTGGGGGCCGACTTACACGCCAGCATAGGAGGCATAGTCAGGGCAGTAGAGGGTGAAATCGTGATTGAGGGAGGTGGTGACTGATGGGAGTCGCCATCGGCCTCATCGAAGTGAAAAGCATCGCCCGGGGTTTAATGGTCGCCGACGGTTGCCTTAAGGCGGCGCCGGTAGAAGTAAAGATACGTACCACGTGTCCCGGTAAAAGCCTCATTGTCATAAGCGGCGAAATCGGTGCCGTGGCCAGTGCCGTGGAGCATGGCGTGAAGATAGGCGGGGTAACGGTGGTCGACAGCTTAATCCTGGGTAACCTCCATCCGGATGTCCTTACCGCCCTGGCCGGGGCGGCGCCAGGCGTAGCCGCAGGTGCCCTGGGCGTCCTCGAGACCTTCAGCGTTACGGCGGCCATCAGGGCTGCAGATACGGCTGCTAAAGCTGCCGTGGTTCAACTGCTTGATATCCGTCCGGCCTTCGGCCTCGGAGGGAAAGGAGTGGTAATCATCGGCGGCGGCGTGGCTGCAGTTCAGGCGGCCGTAGAAGCAGCGTCCCGACCCTTAAAGGAGGAAGGAGAACTGGTAGATGCCGTCGTTATTCCCGGTCCCCACCCGGGGGTCTGGGAACAGCTGGTGTAAAGGACGATGGCTACCGGAAATAATCATTGCCCGGGAATAAAGTACAAAAATATGAACTCTGACCATCATAGAGCAGGGTGATCGCCAAATGTCCAATGCAGCCCTTGTGGAGTTGATAACCCGAGAAGTCCTGGCCGAACTTGAAGCCCGCCGGGGCAGAAACCTTGCCCGTACTGCCCCCGCCTCAATGGCTAAACGCGTTCCCGTTGCCGTATCCGCCCGCCACGTCCACCTGGCCCAGAGGGAAATTGATATTCTTTTCGGCCCCGGTTACCAGCTTACTAAGAGGAACGACCTTTATCAGCCGGGGGAATTTGCGGCCAACGAAGTGGTAACCTTGGTTGGGCCGAAGCTGCGCCCCTTGACCAACGTCAGGGTTCTGGGGCCGGTGCGCGACCGTACTCAGGTGGAGATCTCCCGTACCGATGCCATTTACCTGGGTATTGCGGCACCGGTGCGTCGTTCGGGAGACCTGGCCGGTTCCGCTCCCATTACCCTGGTGGGACCCAAGGGGTCGGTTACCCTCCCGGAAGGGGCCATTATCGCCAACCGCCACATCCACATGAGCCCCGTAGATGCCGCAAGGTGGGGACTGAAGGACAACGACGAAGTAACGGTACGCACCGTTGATGCAGAACGGCCTACCATCTTCGGGGGCGTCCAGGTGCGGGTTAGCCCTAAGTTCAGACTGGTAATGCACATCGACACCGACGATGCCAATGCCGCCGGGCTCCGGTGTAACGACGAAGTGGAAATAAGGTGAGAAAATGTTTATTGCCGAAGTAACCGGTACGGTAGTGGCCACCCGCAAACACGAAAGCCTGACCGGGACTAAGCTCCTGCTCATCCGGCCCCTGGATGGGGGTCGCCGGGGGCAGACTCTCGTGGCGGTGGACGCCGTGGGCGCTGGCAAGGGTGAAGTGGTCCTGGTGACTACGGGCAGCGGCGCCAGGCTAGGGCTGGGTGTCCCCCATGCCCCGGTGGACATGACCATAGTAGGTATTGTGGATAAGGTTGAGGGGGATGTCAAAGGCTTCCCACGGTAAAACCGGGTCCGCAAGAATCTCCCGGCAAGGCGGGTTATAGGCAATAAGAGGGGGAAAAGAATGCAAGTACTGGCCATAAACTGCGGTGGGTCTTCGGTAAAATACAAACTCTTTTCCATGCCGGAAGAGAGGGTGCTGGTTCAGGGCAGGGTTGAAGGAGTGGGGGGGCCGGAGACTATCCTTCATCACCTCGACCGCACGGCGGGGGAGGATGAACTGCATAAACCCTTACCTCGGGGCGATTATGGCCAAGCCCTGGAGGAAATCCTCAAGTTGCTGCGGCCTTACCCCATAGAGGCCGTAGGGCACCGGGTGGTTCACGGCGGCGCGAGCCTCCGGAGGCCGGCCCGGATTGATGATGAGGTTCTGGCAACTTTAAAAGCCTGCTGCCACCTCGCGCCGTTGCATAACCCGGCCAATATTGCCGGCATCGAGGCCGTAGCCAGGCTTCTCCCGGAAGTACCCCAGGTGGCCGTGTGCGACAATACCTTTCACCTTACTTTGCCTCCCCGGGCATACCTTTACGGGTTGCCCTATGAATTTTACGAGCGCTATGGGATTCGCCGTTACGGCTTTCACGGTATAACCTTCTCCTTCATGGTCCAGCGCGCCGCTTCTCTGCTGGGAAGGGATCTCAAAGAATTAAAAATCGTTTCCCTTATGCTCGGCAGCGGGACGACGGCCAACGCCTGCCTTGGCGGCGAATCCGTGGACGTCTCCACGGGCTTTACGCCGACGGAAGGGCTACTCCAGTCAACCCGCTGCGGCGATGTGGACCCCGGAGTCCTCGTTTATCTCCTGCGCCAGGAAGGCCTCGGACCCGAGGCCCTGGAGGAGGTAATCAATAAAAGGAGCGGCTGGCTGGGGATATCGGGCGTCAGCAATGATTACCGGGCGGTGGAGGAAGCCGCCCGCCGGGGGCACGAAAGGGCCCGGATAGCCCTCGACGTTTTGGCCTACCGGGCTAAGAAATATATCGGCGCCTATGCGGCAGCCATGGGCGGTATTGATGTCCTGATCTTTTCCGGTGGTGTGGGGGAGAGGAGCAGTAGCCTGCGCCGGGAGATATGCAGGGGGCTGGAATTTCTGGGTATTGAGCTGGATGCCGAACGGAATGAAAAGGGGAGCGGTGACCGCCTAATCTCCAGCCCGGAGTCCCGGGTGAAGGTCTTAGTGGTGCATACCGACGAAGAGGTGATGATCGCCCGGGAAACGGTAAAGGTCTTGACCGGGAAGGACGCCGGCGGAGCCCGGCAAGGGGGATAATACTTACTAAAAAGCCAAAGGAGCTGGACGGGGATGGGTTATCTTGCCTTTGACCTGGGGGCCGAAAGCGGAAGGGCCATAGTGGGCACTCTGCAGGACGGCCGCCTCACGTTGGAAGAAATTTATCGTTTTCCCAATGAACCTGTACGGGTGCCGGACGGCCTTCACTGGGATGTCTTACGCCTCTTTCATGAAATGAAGGAAGGCCTGCGCCGGGCGGCAGCCCGTTACGGAAGGAACTTAAAAGGCATGGCCGTCGACACTTGGGGAGTAGACTTCGCCCTCCTGGGAGAAAGGGATATCCTCTTGAGCAATCCCTACCACTACCGTGACCGCCGTACGGAAGGGGTAATGGAGGAGGCCTTTAAGCTTGTCCCCAAGGAAGAGATTTTCTCCCAGACGGGAATCCAGTTTTTGCCCTTCAACTCCCTTTATCAACTCCTGGCCTGGCGGCAGCAACAGCCTGCCCTGTTAAAACAGACCCGCACCATGTTGATGATCCCGGACCTTTTTAACTACTTTTTCACAGGGGTAAAAGCCGGGGAATTCACCAACGCCACCACTACCCAGATGTACAACCCCCGTACCGGCACCTGGGCTGTCGATTTGCTTACCAGGTTCGATTTGCCGGTGCATATGCTTCCGGACGTCAAGCCTGCGGGCACGGTCCTCGGACCCGTACTGCCGGGAGTGGCCAGGGAAACGGGGGCGGGGGAGATAACCGTTATTCTTCCCGGAAGTCACGATACCGCCAGCGCCGTAGCCGCCGTACCGGCAACAGGGCCGGACTACATGTACATCAGCTGCGGTACCTGGTCGCTGGTAGGGACGGAGGTAAGGGAACCGGTAATTAATGACCAGACCCTCAAACTTAACTTCACCAACGAGGGTGGCGTTGGGGGTACCTTCAGACTCCTGAAAAACGTAACCGGATTATGGATGGTGCAGGAATGCCGCCGTACCTGGGCCCGCATGGGGGAAAATTTCAGTTACGGGGAACTCGCGGCCATGGCCCGGGAGGCGCAACCCATTCCGGCCGTGGTGGATCCGGACCATCCTGCCTTCCTTAATCCGGAAAATATGCCGGAGGCCATTCAGGCTTACTGTCGGGAAACGGGCCAGCCGGTACCGGAAACCAAAGGAGAGATTGTTAGATGCGCCCTGGAGAGCCTGGCCCTGAAGTACCGCTGGGTACTGGAAAGGCTGGAGGGCATCCTGGGGAAGAGACTGGCGGTCGTTCACATGGTGGGCGGCGGTACACAAAACGAGCTCCTCTGCCGGTTTACCGCCGGCGCCACGGGACGGCCGGTGGTGGCCGGCCCGGTGGAGGCTACCGCCGTCGGTAACCTCCTGGTCCAGGCCATGGCCATGGGGGAAATCAGCAACCTGGATGAAGGCCGGGAAATCGTGCGCCGTTCCTTTGCCCTGAAGACCTATGAACCCGAAGACCAAGGGGAATGGGACGAAAAATACGCGAAATTTGTTGGGCTGGTGAGCTAAATGAGCCGTAATGCCGAGCATGATCACAGCTTGGTGATGGGTCTTGACTTCGGTACCGATTCGGTGCGGGCGCTGGTAGTCGATGCCGCCACGGGAGAGGAACTGGCCGGTGAAGTGGCCTATTACCGGCGGTGGTCCGCAGGGATGTACTGTGATCCGGCGGAGAACCGGTTCCGCCAGCACCCCCTTGACTATATTGAAGGTATGGAGGCCGCGGTCAGGGGGGCGCTGGCCAAACTTCCGCCCGGGGCGGCTGCAAGGGTGGTGGGTATCGGCGTGGACACTACCGGTTCCACCCCGGCTCCCGTCGACGTCCACGGGAGGCCCCTGGCCCTATTGCCTGAATTTAGCGAGAATCCCAATGCCATGTTCATCCTGTGGAAGGACCACACCGCCGTGGAGGAAGCCGGAGAGATCAACCATGCGGCCCGCCACTGGGGCGGTACGGATTTCACCAAGTATGTAGGAGGCGTCTATTCCTCGGAATGGTTCTGGGCCAAGATCCTCCACGTGTTGCGTCACGATGAGGATGTGCGGTCGGCGGCCTTTTCCTGGGTGGAACAGTGCGACTGGATCCCGGCCCTCTTGACCGGCACCGAAGATCCCAGGAGGATAAAGAGGAGCCGCTGCGCGGCCGGTCATAAGGCCATGTGGCACGAGGATTGGGGAGGGCTACCCCCCGAAGAATTCCTGGTCCATATCGACCCCCTCCTCCAGGGCCTCCCAGGCCGCCTCTACACGGCCACGTATACGGCGGATAAGCCGGCCGGAAGGCTAACTCCAGCCTGGGCGGAGCGCTTGGGCCTGCCCCCAGGCATTCCGGTAGCCGTCGGGGCCGTGGATGCCCATGTAGGCGCCGTAGGCGGCGGAATTACCCCCGGTGTCCTGGTGAAAATAATGGGCACCTCAACCTGCGATATAATGGTGGTCCCCAAGGAAAAGATAGGCACTAAATTAATCAGCGGCATCTGCGGCCAGGTAGACGGTTCGGTAATCCCGGGCCTTATCGGTCTTGAGGCGGGCCAGTCAGCTTACGGCGACGTCTATGCCTGGTTCAAGGAACTCCTTTCCTGGCCTCTAAAGGCCCTGCTGCCGGAAAGTTCCCTGGTGAACAGGGAAACGGGAGAAAAGCTGCGCAGGGAGCTCGAAGATGACCTCCTCCGGCGCCTTTCCGAAGAAGCGGCCTGGATTCCTGCCGGGTCCACGGGACTGCTGGCCCTGGACTGGCTCAACGGGCGCCGGACACCCTACGCGGATCAAACCCTCAAGGGGGCCGTTGTAGGCCTGACCCTGGGGAGCACCGCCCCCAAGGTCTTCCGGGCCCTGGTGGAGGCCACGGCCTTCGGCTCCAAGGCCATCAACGAGCATCTTATGAAAGAAGGACTGGAAATTAGAGAGGTCATCGCCCTGGGCGGCATCGCCAGGAAAAACGACTTTGTCATGCAGGTTCTGGCGGATGTCCTGGACATGCCCATCAAGGTAGCGGCCGCGGATCAGGCCTGTGCCCTGGGGGCCGCCATGTTCGGCGCCGTGGCCGCCGGGCTATATCCGAAGGTTGAGGAGGCCCAGAAAAAGATGGGTCGCGGCTTTAGCCAGGCATATACCCCCGACCCGGAAAAGGCCGCCACGTATCAAAACCTGTACAAGGATTATCTGAATTTGGGCAAGATGCTGGAGGCAGCCTGGTCCTCGGCCGGGGAGGCAACACCCCTGCGGTGACTTGCGGACCGCACCGCGTTATCCGGCCGTAAAGTCCCTGCGGAGCGCACCAAGGATTCAACTGCCGGCCCTCCTCAAACACAAAGTTAAAGGTGCGTTCCGTTTTATTATAAATAATTTAAAGTGTGGTCGAGGGCGGCGCCGGCGTAAGACCCGGTACAGTGGCACCTGCTCGTCCCATAGGGGGTCCTGCAGGTATTCGTCGCCCCTTGAAAGGCGAAATTCAGGGCTACAACCTTCCCATTAGGCCCCTGGTGGTAACGGTATTGTCTACTACGGTGGTGACTTTCCACCTTCCGGCATCCTTATTACTTCCCTTTTTTGCGTATTGCAACAACTGCCGGCCTTAGCTTCCGGCGTCGCAGGTACCTTGCCGAGGTTTTTTCGTCCTTCCCGGGAATCTTTTCGTTACGTCACGTCTTAAAATCCATCCCGACTTGGTTTTTAGCATAAAGCCATAAAGAACATAAGTTCATATTTTGATCCGGGCGGCTACATACCGGCTGCGGCGACGTGCGGCAGGGCATAACAGGCAGGAATTGAGGTAGGTGGCGGCGAAATTCTTAAGACAGCCAGGGGCTAATGCAAGGATTTGTAATAAAGATTGAAATCTTAATGCACCTGCGGGCCCTGAAGAAGACCCGAGGAGAGATTTCTCTCTACGATCCCATCGGGGTGGATAAAGAGGGAAACGAAATTTCCCTCATCGATGTCTTGGGTACCGACGAAGACATCGCGGAGGTGGTGGAGAGCCACCAGGAGAGGCAGTGGGTGCTGGAAAAGATCAAGTGCCTGAGCAAGAGGGAAAAAAAGGTGCTGGAGATGCGCTATGGGCTAATGCACGGCCTGCGCAAGACCCAGCGGGAGATAGCCCGCAAGATGGGGATTTCCCGTTCTTATGTTTCCCGTATCGAGAAGCCCGCTCTTTTATATACAGTTATCTCGACTTAGAAGGCTACTCTCTCTATATTAGGGTACACCGGCGGCCCGCGGTTTAGCGCTTACAAAAAGCCGCTCTGCCAGGCAGGGGAAATGGCGAAAGATGTTGAAGAAATTAAACAGGAGAGGTAAAAGTTAAGAGACACTTGCAGGGTTGGACTAATCTCTGTTATGCTAAAGGTAAAAATCTTTCACCTAATAAAATGCTACCCGGCCGGCAACAGGAGGGTAAGGAAAAGGTAAAGGCAACGGCATAAAAAATAAGAGAGTTGGGGGGAGAAGTTGGTGCTCAGTACATGGAGGAGCGGCAGTAAGACTTATAAAACCTCCCTGCCGCCCCTGGGAGGACGTCCTTTAAGGGCCTTCATCGGCTGGGGAGGTATTATCGTCAACGACACCGGTGTAGACCTCCTGGCCGCCCTTAAAGAGTATTACCAGGCGGTACAGAAGGAGTCCTGTGGGAGGTGTGTTCCTTGTCGGGTGGGTACCAAGCTCATCTTGGAGCTTCTGCGAAAGCTTTCGGATAGGGACGAGCCCTCCCTGCACCAGCAATTGAAGAGAATAGCCCTCCTGGTATATCACGGTTCCAAGTGTGAGCTGGGCCAGTCGGCCGCGAGGCCGGTTCTCGATTTCGTAGATCATTATGACCGTATGGTAGCTTATACCGGGGGTGGTCGAGAACCTCAAGAATATAAATCCATTGTTGCCGCCCCCTGCATGCAAAGGTGTCCGGCCCACTTGGACATACCTAGATATATGGAATGTACCCAGGAATCCCGGTTCCGGGAAGGGCTGGCCGTCATAAGGGAGAGCACTGCCCTGGCGGGCGTGCTGGGCAGAGTATGCGTGCATCCCTGCGAGGAACACTGCCGCCGGGGTTTGGTGGACGAGCCCTTGGCCATAAGGGGCATCAAGAGATTCCTCGCCGACTACGAACTCAAGGGCGGCCGCAGGCCCCGTGTAGACGGGAAGGTCGACAACGGGCGCCCACGGGTGGCGGTGATAGGTGCCGGGCCGGCCGGATTGAGCTGTGCCTATCAGCTGGCCCGGCGGGGATATAAGGTGACCGTTTTTGAAGCTTTGCCCGTGGCCGGGGGGATGCTCGCCGTAGGGATTCCCGCTTATCGACTGCCGCGGGACATCCTGCAGGGTGAAATCGAAGCCATCAAGGAGCTGGGCGTGGAGATCAAGTATAATACGCCTGTGGGTAAAGAGATAAGCTTTAAAGAGCTGTGGCAGGGCTATGAGGCCGTCTTTATTGCCACCGGCCTGCATGATAGCGCCAAAATGGGTGTGGAAGGCGAGACGGCAGGGTATGAAGGCTTCATACCCGGGGTGAAATACCTGCGAAATATTAACCTGGGCCTGCCCGTACCCCGGGGTAAAAGGATAGCCGTAGTCGGCGGCGGTAATGTCGCCATGGATTGTGCCCGCTCTTCCCTGCGCCTGGGGTTTGAAGAAGTATATCTCCTGTACCGCCGCTCCCGGGCCGAGATGCCGGCCAACGAGTGCGAGGTGAGGGACGCCGAGGCGGAAGGGGTAAAGTTCTATTTCCAGGCCAATCCCGTGAGAATAGTGGCGGAGGACGGCAAAGTGAAGGGAGTCGAGTGTGTAAGGATGGAGCTCGGCGAACCCGATGCCAGCGGGCGCCGGCGGCCGGTCCCCGTGCCCGGTTCGGAATTCTTCCTTCCCTGTGAAGTTGTAGTGCCGGCCATCGGACAGGTGGCCGACCTTTCCTTCCTCGACGGCACGGAAGGCATTGAATTGACCAAAGGGGGAACCATTGCCGTGGACCCGGTGACCCTGGCCACCAAGGTGCCGGGAGTTTTTGCCGGGGGAGATATAGTCCTGGGACCGAGGACGGTGGTAGAGGCCGTTGCCCAGGGGAACAGGGCGGCCCTTTCCATAGACCAGTACCTTACGTCCGGGAAGGTGGAGGCAGTCCCTCAGGACCTGCTGGATGCCTGGCTGAAGGAATTCGACGTGTTCGATAGCGAAGAAGAGGTAGGCTTGCCCTCCGGCTGGCCGCGTAAAGAGGAGAAGGCGGCGCCGGTGGAGGAGCGCCTCAAGGACTTTAGGGAAGTGGAGTTGGGGTTTAGTTTCGACAACGGAGTGGCCGAAACGGCCCGGTGTTTAAGGTGTTATCGCGTGGGACTTATGGTCTTTTGAAGGGAGGAGAAGTTAATGGTAACCCTGACCATAGATGGTCGGCGGGTTTCGGTGCCCGAAGGTACTACTATACTGGAGGCT
Coding sequences:
- a CDS encoding rhamnulokinase, translated to MGYLAFDLGAESGRAIVGTLQDGRLTLEEIYRFPNEPVRVPDGLHWDVLRLFHEMKEGLRRAAARYGRNLKGMAVDTWGVDFALLGERDILLSNPYHYRDRRTEGVMEEAFKLVPKEEIFSQTGIQFLPFNSLYQLLAWRQQQPALLKQTRTMLMIPDLFNYFFTGVKAGEFTNATTTQMYNPRTGTWAVDLLTRFDLPVHMLPDVKPAGTVLGPVLPGVARETGAGEITVILPGSHDTASAVAAVPATGPDYMYISCGTWSLVGTEVREPVINDQTLKLNFTNEGGVGGTFRLLKNVTGLWMVQECRRTWARMGENFSYGELAAMAREAQPIPAVVDPDHPAFLNPENMPEAIQAYCRETGQPVPETKGEIVRCALESLALKYRWVLERLEGILGKRLAVVHMVGGGTQNELLCRFTAGATGRPVVAGPVEATAVGNLLVQAMAMGEISNLDEGREIVRRSFALKTYEPEDQGEWDEKYAKFVGLVS
- a CDS encoding ribulokinase, producing MSRNAEHDHSLVMGLDFGTDSVRALVVDAATGEELAGEVAYYRRWSAGMYCDPAENRFRQHPLDYIEGMEAAVRGALAKLPPGAAARVVGIGVDTTGSTPAPVDVHGRPLALLPEFSENPNAMFILWKDHTAVEEAGEINHAARHWGGTDFTKYVGGVYSSEWFWAKILHVLRHDEDVRSAAFSWVEQCDWIPALLTGTEDPRRIKRSRCAAGHKAMWHEDWGGLPPEEFLVHIDPLLQGLPGRLYTATYTADKPAGRLTPAWAERLGLPPGIPVAVGAVDAHVGAVGGGITPGVLVKIMGTSTCDIMVVPKEKIGTKLISGICGQVDGSVIPGLIGLEAGQSAYGDVYAWFKELLSWPLKALLPESSLVNRETGEKLRRELEDDLLRRLSEEAAWIPAGSTGLLALDWLNGRRTPYADQTLKGAVVGLTLGSTAPKVFRALVEATAFGSKAINEHLMKEGLEIREVIALGGIARKNDFVMQVLADVLDMPIKVAAADQACALGAAMFGAVAAGLYPKVEEAQKKMGRGFSQAYTPDPEKAATYQNLYKDYLNLGKMLEAAWSSAGEATPLR
- a CDS encoding FAD-dependent oxidoreductase, whose protein sequence is MLSTWRSGSKTYKTSLPPLGGRPLRAFIGWGGIIVNDTGVDLLAALKEYYQAVQKESCGRCVPCRVGTKLILELLRKLSDRDEPSLHQQLKRIALLVYHGSKCELGQSAARPVLDFVDHYDRMVAYTGGGREPQEYKSIVAAPCMQRCPAHLDIPRYMECTQESRFREGLAVIRESTALAGVLGRVCVHPCEEHCRRGLVDEPLAIRGIKRFLADYELKGGRRPRVDGKVDNGRPRVAVIGAGPAGLSCAYQLARRGYKVTVFEALPVAGGMLAVGIPAYRLPRDILQGEIEAIKELGVEIKYNTPVGKEISFKELWQGYEAVFIATGLHDSAKMGVEGETAGYEGFIPGVKYLRNINLGLPVPRGKRIAVVGGGNVAMDCARSSLRLGFEEVYLLYRRSRAEMPANECEVRDAEAEGVKFYFQANPVRIVAEDGKVKGVECVRMELGEPDASGRRRPVPVPGSEFFLPCEVVVPAIGQVADLSFLDGTEGIELTKGGTIAVDPVTLATKVPGVFAGGDIVLGPRTVVEAVAQGNRAALSIDQYLTSGKVEAVPQDLLDAWLKEFDVFDSEEEVGLPSGWPRKEEKAAPVEERLKDFREVELGFSFDNGVAETARCLRCYRVGLMVF